DNA from Nocardioides seonyuensis:
GGGCGTGATGCTCGAGCACCCGTCCTTGTGTCGGGCACTGGTCGGCGACCTTGGACGCGCGACCCGGCTGCCCGAGTTGGCGGCGGCACTGCGGACTGCCTTCTACGAACCGATCGAGCAACTATTGGCTGAGGGTGTCTCCGACGGGTCGCTGCGCCAGGTCGCCGATCCGGGCGCCGTGGCCTTGAGCGTCTTCGGTGCCATCACCGTCGCTGGCCTCAGCGCGGCCGTCGAGGGGCCGTCCGCCGACCCATCCGCCGACGCATCGCGTTTCTCTGCCGCGGTCAGCGAGCTGGTCCTCGACGGTCTCGCGACACCTGCCAGTCGCGTTCAGCGGCGGGGTGAAGCGCTGTGAGCAGCATGGAGGAGCTCCTCGCCAGCTGGAACGAGAAGTTCCGGCTGCACGCTGATGGTGCTCAGCTTCCGCCGCACCACACCCACTGCCTCGCCTGTGGACCCGACAACCCGCACGGCCACCACCTCACCGTCAATCGTCGAGGAGAGGAGGTGCACGCGACCCACGTCTTCGATGAACGTCATGTCGGCGCACCCGGGATCGCCCACGGTGGTGCCGTAGCAACCGTCTTCGACGACCTCTTCGGGTTCCTGCTCTACCTCACGGGCGGTCCTGCGGTGACCCGGAAGCTGGAGGTGCTCTACGACTCACCGGTCATCCTCGGCACTACCTACGACCTCGCGGCCAGGGTCGTCCGCACAGAAGGGCGCAAGCTCTTCATGGAAGCCGACATGAAGCAGCTCGGAGGGTCACGTGTCGCCTCCGCCTCGGCCCTCTTCCTTTCTGTGGACGTGACCCACTTCAACCAGGGCTTGCCAATCTGACGCAGACAGTCCGGCGCCGTTCTTCCGGACCAGAGGGTTCCGAGCCGCGCTCGTGGGGGCCGCTCGATCCCACCGCGCAAGTGCACCTTCTGGGCGCCACGCACCAACAACGTCAGCTCCTGCTCGATTGTCTCCACCGAGACCAGCTCGCCCTCCGCTTTTTGTTGCATGTAGCACCCATACCGCTAGCCGAGGGGGAATCCTGCTCTGTCTCTTGCGCCATAGCCGGGGACGCCTGCGCAGGCGCCGCGACCCACGGGTGGCGGTGGGGAGGCTGCAAGCCGACGCGGGTCGAAGATAGGGCCGAGTGTCCGCGGGCAGACGGACGCCGTGTCAGGAGATGTTGCCGACCAGGTAGCGCTGCAACGTAGGAGCAAACGCGGCCACCAGCTCGTCTTGGCTTGCCGAGGTCAGATCTTCGAGTCCGACGACGTGGCGAGCCACGGCAATGCCCAGGATCTGCGACATGACGAGCACGGCGCGCAGTGGTGCCTGCCCGGCTCCGAGCTGGGACACGATCGGTTCCAGCACCCCCGTCGTGAACTTGTCCCGAATCATGCGGGCAGTGTCGGCTTCGACCCCGGCGGTGCGGATGATTGCGAGGATGCGCTGCCGCCGGCCTGCTTCATCGAGGGCTTCGATCAGGCACCTGGCTAGGCGCTCGCCGACGTCCCTGGAGTCGCCGTCGAGGAGCTGAGCCCTCAACGCGGCCGAATCGAAAGAGAGGACGGTCACCTCGTCGAAGAGCTCCCGTTTCGAGCCGAAGAAGTATGCCACCAGGGCGGCATCGACGCCTGCCTGTGCCGCGATTGACCTCATGGTCACGCGGTCGTAGCCGCCGGCGGCGAACTGCTCGCGAGCGGCCCGAGCTATCTGCTCGCGTGTCACGCTGTGCCCCGGTCGGCGTCCTGAACCTCCCGGGCTGAGCCTGGGCGTTGCCGTCCCGGGGGTCATTGTTCGGCCAGAAGGTTGCTCCATACACAACTCACTCCGTGCTCAGTGTGGATGCTGGCGTCGCCTCTCCGTCCCGGGGATCGCCCGCGGAGCCGAATCGACGCTGACAAGGCTCGATAGCGCGCTTCCCGAATCTACCCTGTTCCTCCTATGTATTTCGGCGTACCGTGGGCTGTGCCACTGTGGCTGGGGTGATCGTGAGGCCCGGCTCGCCGCCAGGGGTGGAGGTGAACGAAGTGAGGTACGGAGATCCGTACGGGCCGGCATGGCAACAGCTGGGAAGCGCGTTGTGGGATGCGTTGGCAGTCGTGTTGTGGACGCTGGTGGCTGGCAGCATCGCGTTCGGGTCATGCTGGTGCATGGGCCAGTTCATGTACACCGCGTGGGTTCGCGA
Protein-coding regions in this window:
- a CDS encoding TetR/AcrR family transcriptional regulator yields the protein MTREQIARAAREQFAAGGYDRVTMRSIAAQAGVDAALVAYFFGSKRELFDEVTVLSFDSAALRAQLLDGDSRDVGERLARCLIEALDEAGRRQRILAIIRTAGVEADTARMIRDKFTTGVLEPIVSQLGAGQAPLRAVLVMSQILGIAVARHVVGLEDLTSASQDELVAAFAPTLQRYLVGNIS
- a CDS encoding TetR/AcrR family transcriptional regulator → MRKLPAKLASQLYGAAELIAERGLDGTKIEDIAEATGIPKATIYYHLDGKNAVLEFLLGDLLDMIAGAVGVAVASEENARTRLEAAVLAQLGVMLEHPSLCRALVGDLGRATRLPELAAALRTAFYEPIEQLLAEGVSDGSLRQVADPGAVALSVFGAITVAGLSAAVEGPSADPSADASRFSAAVSELVLDGLATPASRVQRRGEAL
- a CDS encoding PaaI family thioesterase, with the protein product MEELLASWNEKFRLHADGAQLPPHHTHCLACGPDNPHGHHLTVNRRGEEVHATHVFDERHVGAPGIAHGGAVATVFDDLFGFLLYLTGGPAVTRKLEVLYDSPVILGTTYDLAARVVRTEGRKLFMEADMKQLGGSRVASASALFLSVDVTHFNQGLPI